The window CCTGCCCTGCCGAACGCTCGAAGAGGCCCCGCACCGCCTGCCAGCCTGGCTGAAGCAGCGCCGGCGCTGGCTCAAGGGCCATCTGCAGACGCTGATCAGCCACCTGTTGCGGCCCAGCCGCCTCCTGCGCGAAGCCGGTTTGACTGCCGCGCTGACCTTTCTGTCGCTGGTGCTGGGCACCCTGCTCGGCACGCTGCTCTACCCGCTGTTCGTCGCGACGACGGTGGTGGCGGTGCTCGACGGCTCCCTGTTCTCGCCAGGCAATCCACTCGAACTCGTGCTTTCAGCACTCGCGCTGGGACTCGCCGGAAGCGGAATCTGTGCAGCTTTCCTCGTGCCCGCGCTCGGCGCCTGGCGGCGCGGCGCGGCCGATCTATGGCGCTGCCTTCCGGCCCTGCCGATCTACTATCTCTTCGCCTCGCTGGCCGCCTGGCTCGCACTCTATGACTATTTTCACGACCGGTTCGGCTGGCACAAGACGGCGCACGGCCTCGCGCGCTCCTCGCGCTATCGCAATCGGACCTAGCCTGCCGTGCCTAGAGATGGCGCAGCCATTCCTGGGCCGCCTCCGCCGGTGGGCGCTCGATATTGAAGGCGCCGACGAAACCGCCATTCTTGTCCATCAGATAGACCAGGGCGGTATGGTCCATGGTGTAGTCGCCGTCCTTGAGCGGCACTTTGCGGGCATAGGCGCGGTAGGCCTTGATCGTCGCGTCTATCGCGGCGCGCTCGCCCGTCAGCCCGACGATGCGCGGGTCGAAGGAGCCGAGATAGCTCTTCATCGTTTCGGCCGTGTCGCGCTCCGGATCGACCGTGACGAAAAGCGCTTTGAGCTTTTCGCCCTTGGCTCCGGCCGCCCGCAGCACCTCCGAGATCTCAAACAGCTTGGTCGGGCAGATGTCGGGGCAATGGGTGAAGCCAAAGAAGACCAGGAAAGGCGCGCCGCGCAGATCCTTGTCGGTCAGCGTCTTGCCCTCGCCGCTGGTGAGCGCGAACGGTCCGCCGACGCTCGAAGCAAGGCTCTGTCCGCCCTGACGGGAGCCGGGCGCGAAGGTGATGAAGGCGGCTGCGGCGAGCGCGGCGGCGCCGAGCACGAAGACTAGCAAGGGCAGGAGCAGGCGGCGATTCACGGGGGACATCCTCGAATGCGGGCGAAGCGCCGCTCAGAAGCAGGCGAGAAGCGCGGCGATCAGCCAGTCGGTGAACAGACGATCACCCTCGCGCCACCAGAGCAGCAGGCCTGCCAACAGCAACAGGCCGAAGCCGCCGCCGAGAAGCCAAAGGCCGACGCGATGCGCCGGGGCTGCATCCTGAGTATCGATCTGCGGAGATGCGCTCATATGCGCAATCTAGCGCTGCGGAGGCTCAGCCGAAAGCGGCGTTCATGCCGCAGGGGCACACCGCGGAAGCGGAACGCTCGACAATGTCGGAAATTTGGAGCGGGCGATCGGGATCGAACCGACGACATTCAGCTTGGGAAGCGCTAGCCGTCCCTTGCAATAGCGTCTCAACGTTCTCCGTTGCTAGTAACGGAAGGAACGCGAATTGAAGAAGCGAACACCTGAAGAGCAAGAGCCCACCGCATTGAAAATTGCGCGCCGGCTCGATAGCGAAACGGCTCGTGGAAGGTCGCCTCTACGGAAGCCATGGAAACCCCTCTACACACGACCGGCGTAGCTTCACATTGCCTTCCACTCAAAGCAGAAACCAGTCCGTACCAAGCGCGCCGACTCCCGCTTCCATCTTGACCGTCGCTCCGTCCATTTCCCAAGTGGCCACAAACCCGGCGCCGTTCCTGAGCAGGATATCGGCCCTGCCGTCACCGTTGAAGTCGCCGCTCCCTGCAATCTCAAATCCGGACGGCAATACTCCCACGCCGGCTGCGAGCTTGATGGTCGAGCCATCCATTTCCCACATGGATACGACACCGGCACCATCCTGAAACAGGATGTCGGCTTTGCCATCGCCATCGAAATCACCGATCCCTGCAATCGTGTTGCCCGAGGGTAAAGCGCCAATACCGGCCGCCAGATTGATGGTCGAGCCGTCCATTTGCCAGATCGCCAGGTCGCCGCTAGCGCTCAACATCAGGATGTCCGAGTGCATGTCACCATTGAAATCGCCGATATCCGCAACCTTGAACGTCGAAGGAAGCGAGCCGATCCCGGCCTCTCTTGTGACCGTCGCTCCATTCATTTCCCACAGCGCAAGGAATCCGTCGCTTCGCTCCAGCAGGACGTCCGATTTGTAATCTCCGTTGAAATCGCCTGTTCCGGCAACCGCGAAGCCCTCTGCCGGAGTGCCGACACCGGCGGCCAGCTTGATGCGCGTGCCGTTCATCTCCCAAAGGGCGATGGTGCCGTCACTGGCCCGCAGGACAAAATCGCACTGCCGGTCGCCGTCGAAATCGCCGGTGCCGACGATGGTCATGCCGGGATCGAGTGCCCCGATCGCGGACGCCTTTCTGATGTGCGAGCCATCCGTTTCCCAAGCGGCGGCCAATCCACCCGCCCGAAAGAACAGAATGTCGCTGTTGCCGTCACGATTGATGTCGTTGTGTAGCTGTCGCGGCGACGGAGCATCCGACGACAACGTGAAAATCTGACCATTGATGCCTGGCGCTATCGTGGTGTCCGACGCAGCTCTATTGGAATCCGTCCAGGACACGAACAGCTTTCCGTCGGAAAGCAGCGTCAGAGATGAATCCGACTGGCCCCCGGCAATGAAGGTATTGACCAGGACATCCGTCCCCAAAGCCGCGCCAGTAGAATCGAAGTGCCGGAGCTTGATAGCCGATTGACTATTGTCACCTCCCACGTGGCTCGTATCCGTCCAGCTTATGACGAACGAATCATCCGGGAGCACGACGATCTGCGGCGCAGTCTGGTCGCCGCTCAGAGTGGCGTTGACCGTGAACTGCGCGCCGATCGCTTGCCCGGCCGCATTGAATATTTGTCCACGGATATCAGAGTCGCCGGACGAGTCGTTCCAGACAAGGACGAACGTGCCGTTAGCCAGGCCGGCAATGCTGGCTTTGGCGGTCGCACTCATCTGGGATGTGACAGCGAGCGAGAGCGTCGAGCCGACCTTGCCGCCGGACGCGTCGAAAATCTGCGCCTTGATCTGAGTATGCTGACTTTGGTCCGTGTAGGTCCACGCCGATATGAATCGATCATTCGCCAAGAGCGCGATGATCGGCGTCACGGTGGGACTTCCTGTCTCGACGGAGAACTGAGGACCGATGGCTTGCCCTGTACCCGAATAGATCTGGCCGCGGATCTCGAACGTGAACGGAAAGCCAAGCGCTTCACGCTGCGTCCACGTGGCCACGAAACGGTCCCCCGACAACGCCGTGACGACGACGGAGGAAAGATCTGCGGCCCCGAGGGAACTGGTCTGCGGTCGAATCATGATTTGCGAGCCGAGCAACTGCCCCGTCGGTGTGAAAATGGCAGCGTAGGCCGCGCTGGTCAGGGCACCTCCCATAGTGCTGTCGGTGTGGCTCCAGGCCGCTAGCCAATTGCCGCTGGACAAGGTCGTCAGCGACGGCTTGTGCTCTCCCGAGAAAAAATTCGGTGAGCCGGGGTCCAGAATCTGACTTGCAATTACTTTGCCGAAACTATCGAAAATGGTCGCGCCAGCGCCCTCCGATCTCGTGACGCCGCTTTCGCTCTGGGTATCTTTCCAAGCGACGACGAAAGCACCGCCCGCCAAGTAGGTGCTATCAGATATGGTCTGGTATTTGGGCCGTCCCACGGTTAGGGAGGGTGTGCTCAAATAGAGTTCCGGAAGGTATTTTGAGAGATAGAACATACGTCCCCCTTAAATTCCGAAGCACCGTTTCATTTGGAAGAATTTGCGTAGAGCATAATGATGCGCGAGCGCCTCAGGGAGAACAAGCTTTTAAATACTACAGTTTGATAAAACGAGCGATGGAGATAAGCATGGTCAGCGCTCGACCAGCCACTGCTGCACCCGCTGAGCGCAACCAATAGAGCTCGGCGATATCGCGGCCTGGTCACGCCACGGCGTCATGACGCGTCCTTGAGGTCGGTCGCCCTCGAGCGTGGTGAAAACGGTCCTGTCCGGTCACTGAGCGGCGTCTACGAGGCTGCTGCGTAACATTTCTTGTCGCTGTGACGACACTTTGTTGCTAGGCCGGCCGCGCCGGGTTCGGTCGTGAGGTATTGTTGCTTCAAAGAAAGGCTAGCTTCCGTACGGTTCTGGAATATTCGACCTGCTGAAAATTATTCTAAAGCTTGCCACCTGCGCGTTGCGCTTCACAATCACCATCACTAGTGTTTGTGCAACCATGGCGGGCGCGGGGAGAGTTTGAGTGGCCGGCAAAGTGCTTACCCCGTTCGAATTCGAGGCTCTGTATAGGAACCCCGAAACGTTCATGGCGGCTGCGATCGATTTCACAGGATCTCTGGATCTGCAGCTGCCCGGAAGCGTTCAATCTTCAGTTGGCAATGTCATTCTGAAGCTTCAGAGCAAGCAGCAGATAGCAAATCTCAAAATTTTGCCAGATGTGAGTTTTTCGTTCTTCGATTCGGATATCAATCGTTATGTAGATGGAGTTCTGTGGAATCAATATAGATTCTCTAGACAATCTGTTCAGTCGGCTAACGAGCCGACACTACGCGACAATTATAATTACAACGTTAATATGCATTTATACCATTATGTGGATGTAACTCGATTTACAAGATCATATAATCCGGATGGCTCTTATACGCCGTGGGTCGTCAGTCAACCGAAATATACCGTTGATATTTCATCAATAAATTTAGTTATGACAAAATCAGGTGATTTTGAGGCAATTTCTATCTGGAATTCATCGCAGGAAAACCTAAAAAATCCAAAGGCTCCTGTATTAAATCCCAAAATCAGTTCGGTAATTAGCAGCACTGGGAGTGATTTTCAATACCAGGACAGCGAATATGTTCGCTATGATGTCGTCGATCGAGGTTATTATACCGTATTATCGCTGTCCGGCAATTACGGAGACTATGAACCGGAAGAGGGGCTGACCGACGACATCGATATGGGTCGGTTCATCGTGACCAACAGGACGGATACGACCGGGCTCAGGTCGAGCCTCTGGGGGGCGGATTGGCTCGCGATTGAAGCTGAGGCGCGCCTGTTCACCGGCGGCAATGATATCGTCAACTTCGCGAATCTGACACCGGCCCAGCGTCTTGACCTGCCCGAGTCGGGCTCTTCCCTCGCGCCGCTATACAACGGGCTAGCTGGCGACGACACAGTCTACTTGCCTTCGCTCGGAGGATACACGCTCGCTCCGGGAATCGTCTGGGATCCCAACCAGTTGTTCGACGGCGGCCCCGGCAAGGACGTCATCGTGGGAGGTGATGGCA is drawn from Bosea sp. Tri-49 and contains these coding sequences:
- a CDS encoding FG-GAP repeat domain-containing protein — protein: MFYLSKYLPELYLSTPSLTVGRPKYQTISDSTYLAGGAFVVAWKDTQSESGVTRSEGAGATIFDSFGKVIASQILDPGSPNFFSGEHKPSLTTLSSGNWLAAWSHTDSTMGGALTSAAYAAIFTPTGQLLGSQIMIRPQTSSLGAADLSSVVVTALSGDRFVATWTQREALGFPFTFEIRGQIYSGTGQAIGPQFSVETGSPTVTPIIALLANDRFISAWTYTDQSQHTQIKAQIFDASGGKVGSTLSLAVTSQMSATAKASIAGLANGTFVLVWNDSSGDSDIRGQIFNAAGQAIGAQFTVNATLSGDQTAPQIVVLPDDSFVISWTDTSHVGGDNSQSAIKLRHFDSTGAALGTDVLVNTFIAGGQSDSSLTLLSDGKLFVSWTDSNRAASDTTIAPGINGQIFTLSSDAPSPRQLHNDINRDGNSDILFFRAGGLAAAWETDGSHIRKASAIGALDPGMTIVGTGDFDGDRQCDFVLRASDGTIALWEMNGTRIKLAAGVGTPAEGFAVAGTGDFNGDYKSDVLLERSDGFLALWEMNGATVTREAGIGSLPSTFKVADIGDFNGDMHSDILMLSASGDLAIWQMDGSTINLAAGIGALPSGNTIAGIGDFDGDGKADILFQDGAGVVSMWEMDGSTIKLAAGVGVLPSGFEIAGSGDFNGDGRADILLRNGAGFVATWEMDGATVKMEAGVGALGTDWFLL
- a CDS encoding SCO family protein gives rise to the protein MSPVNRRLLLPLLVFVLGAAALAAAAFITFAPGSRQGGQSLASSVGGPFALTSGEGKTLTDKDLRGAPFLVFFGFTHCPDICPTKLFEISEVLRAAGAKGEKLKALFVTVDPERDTAETMKSYLGSFDPRIVGLTGERAAIDATIKAYRAYARKVPLKDGDYTMDHTALVYLMDKNGGFVGAFNIERPPAEAAQEWLRHL